A genome region from Sulfitobacter sp. W027 includes the following:
- a CDS encoding ABC transporter substrate-binding protein encodes MTPRNFLFTATSALAIACAGGAQAETFRLGTNGDLYGLDPHSMTDSFTVSFLNHVYEALVRYDADLKIEPALATSWEQIDETTVRYTLREGIKFHDGQDFSAEDVVASVKRAAHEDSPIRGNIAGLVDAKMVDEMTVDLMLDGPNPLLNNFLTNVLIFDSGWLEEHDALDPIDAQKGEEGYTTSNANGTGPFRFESRTPDAQTVLTVNESWWDEPQHNLTRIELNPINSDATRVAAMLSGELDMIFPSPLQDAKRIESTDGMHVLEAPGLRAIMMGINMSDKSNNPNQDGNPLQKVEVRQALVHAISYDLLRDKIMRGKSRNLGGLVAPQVPGFDEGVDAIPAYDLEKAKQMLADAGYPEGFSLNMNCPNDRYVNDAAICQALAAMFARVGVKADLTAETKAIHFERARANETDMFMLGWATLPMLDGYSVLSAMLHTPGGQMGTWNPGGYSNAEVDRLTQAVATELDAEKRHEMMVEAFRIADEEVAWLPLHAQPLSWAARDAVKIPQTADDKPRLWLARIE; translated from the coding sequence ATGACACCGCGTAATTTTCTATTTACCGCGACCTCCGCACTGGCGATTGCCTGTGCCGGGGGCGCTCAGGCCGAGACGTTCCGGCTGGGCACCAATGGCGATCTTTACGGCCTTGACCCGCACTCGATGACCGACAGCTTTACCGTCTCGTTCCTCAACCACGTCTATGAGGCGCTGGTGCGCTATGATGCGGACCTCAAGATTGAGCCGGCCTTGGCCACAAGCTGGGAGCAGATCGACGAGACCACCGTGCGCTACACATTGCGCGAAGGGATCAAGTTCCACGACGGTCAGGACTTCTCGGCTGAGGATGTGGTGGCATCGGTGAAACGCGCGGCGCATGAAGACTCGCCCATTCGCGGCAATATCGCCGGGCTGGTCGACGCCAAGATGGTCGATGAAATGACGGTCGATCTGATGCTCGACGGGCCAAACCCGCTTCTGAACAACTTCCTGACTAACGTGCTGATCTTTGACAGCGGCTGGCTGGAAGAGCATGACGCGCTTGACCCGATCGACGCGCAGAAGGGCGAAGAGGGCTACACGACCTCGAATGCCAATGGCACCGGACCCTTCCGGTTTGAATCCCGCACCCCCGACGCGCAGACTGTGCTGACCGTGAACGAAAGCTGGTGGGACGAGCCGCAGCACAACCTGACCCGGATCGAGTTGAACCCGATCAACTCCGACGCGACCCGCGTGGCAGCGATGCTGTCTGGCGAACTCGACATGATCTTCCCCTCCCCCCTACAGGACGCCAAGCGGATCGAGTCCACCGACGGCATGCATGTGTTGGAAGCCCCCGGCCTGCGCGCGATCATGATGGGCATCAACATGTCCGACAAATCCAACAACCCCAACCAAGACGGCAACCCGCTGCAAAAGGTCGAGGTCCGTCAGGCGCTGGTCCATGCGATCAGCTATGACCTGCTGCGCGACAAGATCATGCGCGGCAAATCCCGCAACCTTGGTGGGCTGGTCGCCCCGCAGGTGCCGGGCTTTGACGAAGGTGTCGATGCAATCCCCGCCTATGACCTCGAAAAGGCCAAGCAGATGCTGGCCGATGCGGGCTATCCCGAAGGTTTCAGCCTAAACATGAACTGCCCCAATGACCGCTACGTCAACGACGCGGCGATCTGTCAGGCGCTGGCGGCGATGTTTGCCCGCGTCGGCGTGAAGGCGGACCTCACGGCAGAGACCAAGGCGATCCACTTTGAGCGCGCCCGCGCCAATGAGACGGATATGTTCATGCTGGGCTGGGCGACGCTGCCAATGCTCGACGGCTACTCGGTCCTTTCGGCCATGTTGCACACCCCCGGCGGGCAGATGGGCACATGGAACCCCGGCGGCTATTCCAACGCCGAGGTCGACCGTTTGACCCAAGCGGTGGCGACGGAACTCGACGCCGAGAAACGGCACGAGATGATGGTTGAAGCCTTCCGCATCGCGGATGAGGAAGTGGCATGGTTGCCGCTCCACGCGCAGCCGCTGTCTTGGGCCGCCCGTGACGCCGTGAAGATCCCCCAGACCGCGGATGACAAGCCGCGCCTCTGGCTCGCCCGGATCGAGTAA
- a CDS encoding GntR family transcriptional regulator, with the protein MTKAKLTEKQIYERIWKSIAERRLPPGTRLKEERLCEIFGASRPRIRRALDQLTHDGLVSHIPNRGAFVTTPSVDEARDVFFTRRVVERGVIEALKKHGAQEKLVALEAHIAEEREALAEGDTARIIRLSGAFHMLLAELAASPLLADILRDLVSKSTLVTAVFQPKCDAQCGPDEHAAIVAALAAGDFKTAQTAMDAHLVEAERLLELEVSGDGNGLQDDVLGTALSEDL; encoded by the coding sequence GTGACGAAAGCAAAGCTTACGGAAAAGCAGATCTACGAACGGATCTGGAAATCCATCGCCGAACGTCGCCTGCCACCCGGCACGCGACTGAAAGAAGAGCGCCTGTGCGAGATTTTCGGTGCAAGCCGTCCACGTATCCGCCGTGCGCTCGATCAGTTGACCCATGACGGATTGGTGAGCCATATCCCCAACCGCGGTGCCTTTGTCACCACCCCTTCGGTTGACGAGGCACGAGACGTTTTCTTTACCCGGCGCGTGGTCGAGAGGGGCGTGATCGAAGCGCTGAAAAAGCACGGTGCACAGGAAAAACTCGTCGCATTAGAGGCCCATATCGCCGAGGAGCGCGAAGCGCTGGCCGAAGGGGACACGGCGCGAATCATCCGGCTCTCGGGGGCGTTCCACATGCTCTTGGCCGAGCTTGCCGCTTCACCGCTGTTGGCCGACATCCTACGCGATCTGGTGTCGAAAAGCACACTTGTGACGGCTGTTTTCCAGCCCAAATGCGATGCCCAATGCGGCCCGGATGAACATGCCGCGATTGTGGCGGCCTTGGCCGCGGGGGATTTTAAAACCGCACAAACCGCCATGGACGCGCATCTGGTCGAGGCCGAGCGCCTGCTGGAACTAGAGGTTTCGGGCGATGGAAACGGGCTGCAGGACGACGTTCTGGGCACGGCTCTGAGTGAGGACCTGTAA
- a CDS encoding amidohydrolase family protein: protein MTIRAITNTTAITMDPARRVIENATILIEADRITAVGPAVEVSIPDGAARIAGEDMITLPGLIDSHAHAGHGLTRNLGGGDGDAWFQACEDIYTRGSTPGFWQAEARLSGLERLKAGITTCTMLLGGGADHYRTDATEAGNLHCAATREIGIRTMLAVGLNRRPFPKRYTSLDLTRDITMSFEDQLAVCGELAQKHNDLLESRTGICLIMPVYSPAESAQDPDEIRQMCDAAMALREKHGLRFTQDGHRDGSIALAESFGILGPWAYLSHSVDLTAEDMEAAKRSGASIVHNPSAIMSVLGRCPAPELREMGVNVALGSDAAAPDRGYDMFRHMAQCLHYHRRHFRDPEVMMPLDVLEMCTIDAAKAIGLEDELGSLEVGKKADIILLDRRKPHLYPPMMPLTTVAQFANAADVDTVIVNGEVRMQNRRTALDEGAILDAAAQELQEAVARCDLTHLLAEQGAAG from the coding sequence ATGACCATCCGCGCGATCACCAACACCACCGCCATCACCATGGACCCCGCCCGCCGGGTCATCGAGAATGCGACAATCCTGATAGAAGCGGACCGCATCACCGCCGTCGGTCCCGCCGTTGAGGTCAGCATCCCCGACGGGGCAGCGCGTATTGCGGGGGAGGATATGATCACCCTGCCGGGGCTGATCGACAGCCATGCCCATGCGGGCCATGGTCTGACCCGCAACTTGGGCGGCGGGGATGGCGATGCGTGGTTTCAGGCCTGCGAAGACATTTATACGCGCGGCTCCACCCCCGGTTTCTGGCAAGCCGAGGCGCGGCTCTCGGGATTGGAGCGGTTGAAGGCCGGGATCACCACCTGCACCATGCTGCTCGGTGGCGGCGCGGATCATTATCGCACCGATGCGACCGAAGCGGGCAATCTGCACTGCGCCGCCACCCGAGAAATCGGCATCAGGACCATGCTGGCTGTAGGCCTGAACCGGCGGCCTTTTCCGAAACGCTACACAAGCCTTGATCTGACGCGCGACATCACAATGTCATTCGAAGATCAACTGGCGGTTTGCGGTGAGTTGGCACAAAAGCACAACGATCTGCTGGAAAGCCGGACCGGCATCTGCCTGATCATGCCCGTCTACTCCCCCGCGGAATCCGCGCAAGACCCGGATGAGATCCGCCAGATGTGCGACGCGGCCATGGCCCTGCGCGAAAAGCACGGCCTTCGCTTTACCCAAGACGGGCACCGCGACGGTTCGATTGCGCTTGCCGAAAGCTTTGGCATCCTCGGTCCCTGGGCCTATCTGTCGCATTCGGTTGACCTGACCGCCGAAGACATGGAGGCCGCAAAACGCAGTGGCGCCTCCATCGTGCACAACCCCTCGGCTATCATGTCGGTGTTGGGTCGCTGCCCTGCGCCGGAACTGCGCGAGATGGGGGTGAATGTCGCCCTTGGCTCTGACGCGGCGGCACCGGATCGGGGCTATGACATGTTCCGCCACATGGCCCAATGCCTGCACTACCACCGCCGCCACTTCCGCGACCCCGAGGTGATGATGCCGCTCGACGTCTTGGAAATGTGCACCATCGACGCGGCCAAGGCCATTGGGCTGGAGGATGAGCTCGGGTCACTGGAAGTAGGCAAGAAGGCCGATATCATCCTGCTGGACCGGCGCAAACCGCATCTCTATCCGCCAATGATGCCTCTGACGACCGTGGCGCAATTTGCCAATGCGGCGGATGTGGATACGGTGATCGTGAATGGCGAGGTCCGCATGCAAAACCGCCGCACGGCGCTGGACGAGGGGGCAATCCTTGATGCAGCAGCGCAGGAGCTGCAGGAGGCCGTGGCCCGTTGTGACCTGACGCATCTGTTGGCAGAGCAGGGGGCGGCGGGTTAG
- a CDS encoding xanthine dehydrogenase family protein molybdopterin-binding subunit — protein sequence MTEQFKMDAPATAHRLDDMVQGLVGAPLDRPEGPLKVTGTATYANEWQVEGMVHGVMVRAPGNSGRVVLANRDAVAKMPGVLAVIQDERLLRNPAQGTANKAPIQGPQHVAYLGQLIAVVVAEGFEQARHAAQSLQVHLENGEVMPVDPATAAVEPQEGKALDQGDLESAMKDAAFSVDVTYTTPSHSSSPMEPHASIASWEVDDLTLRGSYQMLKYNRNELSDALGIHPDRLRILSPYVGGGFGSKLGIAPEAVAAAIAAKEVGRPVSVALQRPQVYEATMRRSETTQRVRLAADAEGKLTGLGHDARVSNLPGETFAEPVLQASHFLYAGANRKMSMELARVHRLCAGSVRAPGEAVGVTVLEGAMDELAVKIGMDPVELRRRNIPEKDPESGKDFSSRRFREALDSGAESFGWADRPGVKERREGEWLIGYGMASAARINALMESQARVTLLPKGRVRVETDMTDIGTGTYAILGQIAGDMLGLPRDAVDVVLGDTALPPASGSGGSWGASSSGTSVYLACEAIRKQLAERLEVDENDLTLKDGMATFDNQTRSLSDILNGDEIAKLGHVLPGDTSEAVRQATFGAYFAEVAVHAASGETRVRRMHGTFAAGRILNAKTARSQCLGGMTFGIGIALTEEMAFDPRDGHVANHNLAEYHIPVNADVPQLTVDLLEERDDWANPLQAKGIGELGICGAAAAITNAIYNATGVRVRDYPATLDKVIAGM from the coding sequence ATGACCGAGCAATTCAAGATGGACGCCCCTGCCACTGCGCACAGGCTCGACGATATGGTGCAGGGTCTTGTAGGCGCGCCGCTCGACCGCCCTGAGGGGCCGCTGAAAGTAACCGGCACCGCGACCTATGCCAATGAATGGCAGGTCGAGGGGATGGTGCACGGCGTGATGGTCCGTGCGCCCGGTAACAGCGGACGCGTGGTTCTGGCGAACCGGGATGCCGTGGCGAAGATGCCGGGCGTCTTGGCGGTGATTCAAGACGAGCGCCTGCTGCGCAACCCCGCCCAAGGCACCGCGAACAAGGCTCCCATTCAAGGCCCGCAGCACGTCGCCTACCTTGGACAATTGATCGCCGTGGTAGTCGCAGAAGGCTTTGAACAGGCCCGCCATGCCGCGCAATCGCTGCAGGTGCATCTTGAGAACGGTGAAGTCATGCCGGTCGATCCCGCCACGGCGGCGGTGGAACCGCAGGAGGGCAAAGCTCTGGATCAGGGCGATTTGGAAAGCGCGATGAAAGACGCGGCATTCTCGGTCGATGTGACCTATACCACTCCCTCGCATTCCAGCTCCCCGATGGAGCCGCATGCCTCTATTGCCTCGTGGGAAGTTGATGACCTTACCCTGCGCGGCAGCTATCAGATGCTGAAATACAACCGCAATGAACTCTCGGACGCGCTTGGTATTCACCCGGATCGGCTGCGCATTCTGTCTCCTTACGTCGGCGGCGGCTTTGGCTCGAAACTCGGGATCGCGCCCGAGGCGGTTGCGGCGGCGATTGCCGCGAAAGAGGTGGGCCGCCCCGTATCCGTCGCGCTACAGCGGCCACAGGTCTATGAGGCGACGATGCGCCGGTCCGAGACCACGCAGCGGGTGCGTCTTGCTGCGGATGCCGAGGGAAAGCTGACGGGGCTGGGCCATGATGCGCGCGTGTCAAACCTCCCCGGAGAGACTTTTGCGGAGCCGGTCTTGCAAGCGTCGCATTTCCTTTATGCCGGGGCCAATCGCAAGATGTCGATGGAACTGGCGCGGGTGCATCGCCTTTGCGCAGGGTCCGTCCGTGCACCGGGTGAAGCCGTGGGCGTGACCGTTCTAGAGGGGGCGATGGATGAGTTGGCCGTGAAGATTGGCATGGACCCGGTCGAGCTTCGCCGCCGCAACATCCCCGAGAAAGACCCTGAAAGCGGGAAAGACTTCTCCTCTCGCCGCTTCCGCGAGGCGCTGGACAGCGGGGCCGAAAGCTTTGGCTGGGCCGACCGTCCCGGTGTCAAAGAACGGCGCGAGGGGGAATGGCTAATCGGCTACGGCATGGCCTCGGCGGCGCGGATCAACGCGCTGATGGAAAGCCAAGCGCGGGTGACGCTTTTGCCCAAGGGCCGGGTGCGGGTCGAGACGGATATGACCGACATCGGCACTGGCACCTATGCAATCCTCGGGCAAATCGCGGGGGACATGCTAGGTCTGCCGCGCGATGCCGTGGATGTGGTACTGGGCGATACCGCCCTGCCCCCGGCCTCGGGCTCCGGCGGGTCTTGGGGGGCGTCGTCGAGCGGCACCTCGGTTTATCTGGCCTGCGAAGCGATCCGGAAACAATTGGCCGAGCGGCTGGAGGTGGATGAAAACGACCTCACGCTGAAAGACGGGATGGCCACTTTCGACAATCAGACCCGGAGCCTGAGTGATATCCTCAACGGGGATGAGATTGCCAAACTCGGTCATGTGCTGCCCGGGGACACTTCCGAGGCGGTGCGGCAGGCGACCTTTGGCGCCTATTTCGCCGAAGTCGCAGTGCATGCAGCCTCAGGCGAGACGCGGGTGCGGCGGATGCATGGCACCTTTGCCGCCGGTCGAATCCTGAATGCAAAGACGGCGCGGTCGCAATGTCTGGGCGGCATGACCTTTGGCATCGGCATCGCGCTGACCGAGGAAATGGCTTTCGATCCGCGGGATGGCCATGTGGCCAACCATAACTTGGCCGAATACCACATCCCGGTGAACGCCGATGTGCCGCAACTGACCGTTGATCTGCTGGAAGAGCGGGACGATTGGGCCAACCCGCTTCAGGCGAAGGGGATCGGTGAGTTAGGCATCTGTGGCGCGGCTGCGGCGATCACCAATGCGATCTACAACGCCACCGGAGTGCGGGTGCGCGACTATCCCGCCACCTTGGACAAGGTGATTGCGGGCATGTGA
- a CDS encoding xanthine dehydrogenase family protein subunit M — translation MRPFDYTRAETAEAAARQAAGGGTFIAGGTNLLDLMKLEVMAPKALIDINRLDLDEIVETDAGGLRIGALVTNSDLANDARVREDWPVLSRALLAGASGQLRNKATTGGNLLQRTRCLYFYDRAMPCNKREPGTGCSAKEGFNRILAVLGTSEHCIATHPSDMAVAMRALGAEVETLKEDGSTRRLTLDDLYLLPGDRPDQETVLEPGELITAVVLPVPVEGKQTYRKVRDRASYAFALVSVAGIIKMEDGRIARADLAFGGLAPKPWRNGDVEALLTGEAPSEALFNRAADLLLAEAQGYGANDFKIPLARRTLVSVLNELTEEAQQ, via the coding sequence ATGAGACCTTTTGACTATACCCGCGCCGAAACCGCCGAAGCCGCCGCACGTCAAGCGGCCGGCGGGGGCACATTTATTGCCGGAGGCACCAATCTGCTGGACCTGATGAAGCTGGAGGTCATGGCCCCCAAGGCGCTGATCGACATCAACCGGCTGGACCTCGATGAGATCGTTGAGACCGACGCCGGCGGGTTGCGCATCGGAGCGTTGGTTACCAACAGCGATCTGGCCAATGACGCCCGCGTGCGCGAGGACTGGCCAGTGCTGAGCCGCGCGCTGCTGGCCGGGGCCAGTGGACAGTTGCGCAACAAGGCGACGACGGGCGGCAATTTGCTGCAACGCACCCGCTGCCTGTATTTTTATGACCGCGCCATGCCCTGCAACAAGCGCGAGCCGGGCACGGGTTGTTCGGCGAAAGAGGGGTTCAACCGTATTCTCGCCGTGTTGGGCACTTCGGAGCATTGCATTGCCACCCATCCCAGTGACATGGCCGTGGCAATGCGGGCGCTTGGGGCAGAAGTGGAGACCTTGAAAGAAGACGGCAGCACCCGCCGTCTGACGCTTGACGATCTTTACCTCTTACCGGGAGATCGGCCAGACCAGGAGACCGTGCTTGAACCCGGTGAATTGATCACGGCTGTGGTGCTGCCCGTGCCTGTTGAGGGCAAGCAGACCTACCGTAAAGTGCGCGACCGGGCCTCCTATGCCTTCGCGCTCGTCTCTGTCGCCGGGATCATCAAAATGGAGGACGGGCGCATTGCCCGTGCTGATCTTGCCTTTGGCGGATTGGCCCCCAAACCTTGGCGCAATGGTGATGTCGAGGCGTTGCTGACCGGAGAGGCGCCCTCTGAAGCGTTGTTTAACAGAGCCGCCGATCTGCTGCTTGCAGAAGCGCAAGGCTATGGCGCGAATGATTTCAAAATCCCCCTCGCCCGCCGCACACTGGTTTCGGTGTTGAACGAACTCACTGAGGAGGCACAGCAATGA
- a CDS encoding 2Fe-2S iron-sulfur cluster-binding protein, which produces METNLTINGTEQRLDLDPRTTLLDALRHHLGLTGSKKGCDHGQCGACTVMVNGRRINACLTLACMHDGDEVTTIEGIGQPGNLSPLQEAFVSEDGFQCGYCTPGQICSATAMLEEVSNGWPSHVTDDLGGKVELTSEEISERMSGNLCRCSAYPNIVEAIRKAAGENA; this is translated from the coding sequence GTGGAAACGAACTTGACCATTAATGGCACCGAACAGCGGCTGGATCTTGATCCCCGCACTACGCTGTTGGATGCGCTGCGTCACCATCTTGGACTGACCGGCAGCAAGAAGGGCTGCGATCATGGGCAGTGCGGGGCTTGCACCGTCATGGTGAATGGGCGCCGGATCAATGCCTGTCTGACGCTGGCCTGCATGCATGACGGCGATGAGGTGACCACCATCGAAGGTATTGGCCAGCCCGGCAACCTCAGTCCGCTGCAAGAAGCCTTTGTCAGCGAGGACGGCTTTCAGTGCGGCTATTGCACCCCCGGTCAAATCTGCTCGGCCACCGCGATGCTTGAGGAGGTCTCAAACGGGTGGCCCAGCCATGTGACAGACGATCTGGGCGGTAAGGTGGAGCTCACGTCTGAAGAGATCTCGGAACGGATGAGCGGGAACCTCTGCCGCTGCTCCGCCTATCCCAATATCGTCGAGGCGATCCGCAAAGCCGCGGGGGAAAACGCATGA
- a CDS encoding glutathionylspermidine synthase family protein encodes MQKINLPERPDWRAHAEEVGFTFADMHGEPYWDETSAYALSLEQIENDIEDPSTELHGMCREAVAEIIASEELMTRLAIPEAHRDLVAESWRRGDPEIYGRFDLAYDGARPAKLLEYNADTPTSLYESAAFQWQWLEDQLKAGVLPEGSDQFNGIHEALVARFADVFEPESDLHFTAVADNPEDYGTVEAMGWAAREAGLGAHYCDLDKIALSDDGQFLDDQDRRIAVLFKLYPWEDLLRDDYAAHIQGSGCLFLEPAWKALLSNKGLLPVLWQMFEGHPNLLPAFFEADVAEALSGRGPAGPDCAEAFDRVAADLAEAHVRKPILSREGASVTIHQSGKVIEQSKNTDYADHPRIVQAYAPLPEFDGFRPVIGSWIVGETCAGIGIREDRSRITQDLSRFKPHYILA; translated from the coding sequence TTGCAAAAAATCAATTTGCCCGAGAGGCCAGACTGGCGCGCTCATGCTGAAGAGGTCGGCTTTACCTTCGCCGATATGCACGGCGAGCCCTATTGGGACGAAACCTCGGCCTATGCGCTGTCGCTTGAGCAGATTGAAAACGACATCGAAGACCCCTCGACCGAGTTGCATGGCATGTGCCGTGAGGCCGTGGCCGAGATCATTGCCAGCGAGGAATTGATGACGCGGCTGGCCATTCCGGAGGCGCACCGTGATCTCGTAGCGGAAAGCTGGCGCCGGGGCGATCCTGAAATCTACGGGCGTTTCGATCTGGCCTATGACGGCGCGCGCCCGGCCAAACTGCTAGAATATAATGCCGACACACCGACCTCCCTTTACGAAAGCGCCGCCTTTCAATGGCAATGGCTTGAGGATCAGTTGAAGGCAGGCGTTTTGCCGGAGGGCTCGGATCAGTTCAACGGCATCCACGAAGCATTGGTCGCCCGTTTTGCCGATGTCTTCGAGCCGGAGAGTGACCTGCATTTTACCGCTGTGGCAGACAATCCCGAAGACTACGGCACCGTCGAAGCAATGGGCTGGGCCGCGCGCGAGGCGGGCTTGGGCGCGCATTACTGTGACCTCGACAAAATCGCGCTGAGCGATGACGGTCAATTCCTTGACGATCAAGACCGCCGTATCGCCGTGTTGTTCAAACTCTACCCGTGGGAAGACCTGCTGCGCGATGACTATGCCGCGCATATCCAAGGGTCGGGCTGCCTATTTCTGGAACCCGCTTGGAAGGCGCTGCTGTCGAACAAGGGCCTCTTGCCCGTTCTATGGCAGATGTTCGAAGGCCATCCCAATCTGCTGCCCGCCTTCTTTGAGGCAGATGTGGCGGAGGCGCTTTCCGGTCGTGGCCCTGCCGGCCCCGACTGCGCGGAGGCTTTTGACCGCGTGGCGGCCGATCTGGCTGAGGCGCATGTACGCAAGCCGATCCTCTCGCGCGAGGGGGCGTCGGTGACGATCCACCAATCCGGCAAGGTGATCGAACAGTCGAAAAACACCGACTACGCCGACCATCCGCGCATTGTCCAAGCCTATGCTCCCCTGCCTGAATTTGACGGCTTCCGCCCCGTGATCGGGTCTTGGATCGTCGGTGAGACCTGCGCCGGCATCGGCATCCGCGAGGACCGCTCGCGCATCACGCAGGATTTGTCCCGCTTCAAACCGCACTACATTCTCGCATAA
- a CDS encoding DUF1190 domain-containing protein produces MTKRSKRVSIAIVGAAAFTLAGCEEEKVDAAAFPDLQSCLADASSGGMYTQQQCETAFDEAQTLHVESAPRYDSLEVCEEQHGAGACGSEEAATQSGSSGIFMPLLAGYLIGNMMSNRAGMAAAQPLYKTSDGRFTNAARSSTYSANRGAAKLSTSQFTRPSTTIGKTPMTRATAASRGGFGRSGGSRGFGG; encoded by the coding sequence ATGACCAAACGCTCGAAACGGGTTTCCATCGCCATCGTCGGCGCCGCCGCCTTTACCCTTGCAGGATGCGAGGAGGAGAAGGTCGATGCCGCCGCCTTCCCTGACCTGCAAAGCTGTCTGGCCGATGCCTCGAGCGGCGGGATGTACACCCAGCAACAATGCGAAACCGCCTTTGATGAGGCGCAAACCCTCCATGTGGAATCCGCACCGCGCTATGACAGTCTTGAGGTTTGCGAAGAGCAGCATGGCGCAGGCGCTTGTGGCTCTGAAGAAGCTGCGACCCAGAGCGGTTCAAGCGGGATCTTTATGCCCCTGCTGGCGGGCTATCTGATCGGCAATATGATGAGCAATCGCGCAGGGATGGCGGCAGCACAGCCGCTGTATAAAACCTCCGATGGCCGCTTCACCAATGCCGCACGCTCCAGCACCTATTCGGCAAATCGCGGCGCTGCCAAGCTCAGCACCTCGCAATTCACCCGGCCCAGCACCACCATCGGCAAAACCCCGATGACCCGCGCCACCGCTGCATCGCGGGGCGGCTTTGGACGCTCTGGCGGGTCGCGCGGCTTTGGGGGCTGA
- a CDS encoding bestrophin family protein, with protein sequence MIVRDQPSALKLFFVLQGSIVPNIIGRIIGVAVLTAVVLLVDLHLIELHHVSIAAMGIFGVALSLFLGFRNNAAYDRWWEARKLWGAMIADLRTLGRDLSIFVGRGEDRAEILSLGVGFAHLHRGFLRGADVQTEITGWVGDDQAKALLAQTNPADAALRAMAERISQLAAQGGVSGFGQMRLSETLAALAAAQAGCERILTTPLPFVYSLMVRRTTYLYCWLLPFALIEATNWFAPIFAAIVAYVFFGLQAVTNELELPFRNGHNGLPLDAMCRIIEVSAAEALDRAPPPLMTPNDHVLT encoded by the coding sequence ATGATTGTCAGGGATCAGCCAAGCGCGCTGAAGCTGTTCTTTGTCCTACAGGGTTCGATCGTGCCGAATATCATCGGGCGGATCATCGGCGTGGCCGTGCTGACCGCCGTGGTTCTGCTGGTGGATCTACATCTCATTGAACTGCACCATGTCTCCATCGCGGCGATGGGGATTTTCGGCGTTGCGCTGTCGCTCTTCTTGGGCTTTCGCAACAATGCCGCCTATGACCGCTGGTGGGAGGCGCGCAAACTTTGGGGGGCGATGATTGCGGACCTGCGGACGTTGGGGCGCGATCTTTCAATCTTTGTAGGGCGGGGAGAGGACCGGGCCGAGATCCTATCGCTTGGGGTGGGGTTTGCCCATTTGCACCGGGGATTCCTGCGCGGTGCCGATGTGCAAACAGAAATCACAGGCTGGGTTGGCGACGACCAAGCCAAAGCACTGTTGGCCCAGACCAATCCCGCCGATGCTGCCCTGCGCGCCATGGCAGAACGGATCAGCCAGCTTGCAGCGCAGGGTGGGGTGAGTGGTTTTGGGCAGATGAGGCTCTCAGAAACGCTGGCCGCCCTTGCCGCAGCGCAGGCCGGGTGCGAGCGCATTCTCACCACGCCCTTGCCCTTCGTCTATTCGCTGATGGTGCGCCGCACGACCTACCTCTATTGCTGGCTGTTGCCCTTTGCGCTGATTGAGGCAACGAATTGGTTCGCGCCGATTTTTGCCGCGATAGTGGCCTATGTCTTTTTCGGTCTTCAGGCTGTCACCAACGAGTTGGAGCTGCCCTTTCGCAATGGGCATAACGGCCTGCCGCTCGACGCCATGTGCCGGATCATCGAAGTCTCTGCCGCCGAAGCGCTAGATCGCGCGCCGCCGCCCCTGATGACACCGAATGACCATGTGCTGACCTAG
- a CDS encoding peptidase M23 has translation MKKLTFILATLASPLAAHEGAHVHPHGNDPFWAVALLSLAIVILAAAVMRRK, from the coding sequence ATGAAGAAACTGACATTCATACTCGCCACCCTTGCCAGCCCGCTTGCAGCGCATGAGGGCGCGCATGTGCATCCGCATGGCAACGATCCGTTTTGGGCGGTGGCATTGCTGTCGCTGGCGATCGTGATCCTCGCGGCGGCGGTGATGCGGCGCAAGTAG